A genome region from Maridesulfovibrio salexigens DSM 2638 includes the following:
- a CDS encoding MIP/aquaporin family protein, which translates to MSPFLGELIGTMILTLFGCGVVANCLLEKSKGQNGGWIVITMGWGMAVTFAIYVAGKYSGAHINPAVTIGLAAGGYFPWASVPLYVAGQMIGAFIGAVICYFTYKCHWEPTQDAGLKLAVFSTGPAIRCTGENFLCEFIGTFFLVFIILGIGANEFSQGLNPLVVGFFILAIGLSLGGPTGYAINPARDLGPRIAHAILPIPGKGDSDWGYSWIPVVAPICGGVAGALVYKALVG; encoded by the coding sequence ATGAGTCCTTTCTTAGGCGAATTAATTGGTACAATGATTCTTACCCTTTTCGGTTGCGGCGTAGTTGCCAACTGCCTTCTTGAAAAATCCAAAGGCCAGAACGGTGGCTGGATTGTCATCACTATGGGTTGGGGTATGGCAGTAACATTTGCAATCTACGTAGCTGGTAAATATTCCGGCGCACACATCAACCCTGCTGTTACCATCGGTCTTGCTGCCGGCGGATATTTCCCCTGGGCAAGTGTTCCCCTCTACGTTGCCGGCCAGATGATCGGCGCATTCATCGGTGCAGTAATCTGCTACTTCACCTACAAATGCCACTGGGAACCCACTCAGGATGCTGGCCTGAAACTGGCTGTATTCTCTACCGGCCCTGCTATCCGCTGCACCGGTGAAAACTTCCTCTGCGAATTTATCGGTACCTTCTTTCTGGTATTCATCATCCTCGGTATCGGCGCCAACGAATTCTCTCAGGGCCTGAACCCCCTGGTTGTAGGTTTCTTCATTCTCGCAATCGGTCTTTCCCTTGGTGGTCCCACCGGTTACGCTATCAACCCTGCTCGTGACCTCGGTCCCCGTATTGCTCACGCCATCCTGCCCATTCCCGGTAAAGGCGACAGCGACTGGGGATACTCCTGGATTCCTGTTGTAGCACCTATCTGCGGTGGTGTTGCAGGTGCTCTGGTTTACAAAGCTCTTGTCGGCTAA